From one Pseudanabaena sp. FACHB-2040 genomic stretch:
- the alr gene encoding alanine racemase — MLSWDQTPGLASMRCCRAWVEINLAALQHNVEQLRGMLANTTDLMAVVKADAYGHGAVTVARTALQAGAAWLGVATVPEGMELRQAGIQAPILVMGAVNSVEEMHAIAHWNLQPTLVTPKQALVFSDALCSRSEALAAPIPVHLKLDTGMSRLGFPWQQAVEFVQFVQRLPRVQIASLYSHFATADSLDQTTLRLQQQRFDQAVAALREQQICPPRLHLANSAAALTDAHLHHDLVRVGLALYGLYPAVHLRSQITLHSVMQVKARITHIQEIPAGTGVSYGHQFVADRPMRVAVVGIGYADGVPRALSNQMQVLVKGKQVPQIGAITMDQLMLDVTSVAALQAGDIVTLLGQEQGQAITADDWAALTGTISWEILCGFKHRLPRIALEQPLLMSSQTRSRD; from the coding sequence ATGTTGAGCTGGGATCAAACTCCGGGCCTAGCCTCGATGCGATGCTGTCGGGCCTGGGTAGAAATCAATCTGGCTGCCCTGCAGCACAATGTTGAGCAGTTAAGAGGGATGCTGGCAAACACCACAGACCTGATGGCAGTGGTCAAGGCCGATGCTTACGGACACGGGGCTGTGACGGTAGCGCGCACGGCTTTGCAGGCAGGGGCTGCCTGGCTCGGGGTGGCGACTGTGCCTGAAGGCATGGAGCTGCGGCAGGCAGGTATTCAGGCTCCTATCTTAGTCATGGGGGCGGTCAACAGCGTGGAGGAGATGCACGCGATCGCACATTGGAACCTGCAGCCGACGCTGGTCACCCCCAAACAGGCCCTGGTTTTTTCTGATGCGCTGTGCAGCCGCAGTGAGGCGCTAGCGGCTCCGATACCAGTACACCTAAAGCTCGATACCGGCATGTCTCGCTTAGGCTTTCCCTGGCAGCAGGCGGTGGAGTTTGTCCAGTTTGTTCAGCGGCTGCCCCGAGTGCAGATTGCTAGCCTCTATTCTCACTTCGCAACTGCCGACAGTCTCGATCAAACAACGCTGCGGCTTCAGCAGCAGCGCTTTGACCAGGCTGTTGCGGCTCTGAGAGAGCAGCAGATCTGTCCGCCTCGGCTGCACCTAGCTAATTCCGCTGCCGCCCTCACCGATGCCCATCTGCATCACGATTTAGTGCGGGTGGGACTAGCGCTTTATGGGCTGTACCCGGCTGTGCATTTGCGATCGCAAATCACCCTCCACTCAGTAATGCAAGTCAAGGCTCGCATCACCCACATCCAGGAGATACCAGCAGGGACAGGCGTGAGCTACGGCCATCAGTTTGTCGCCGATCGCCCCATGCGAGTTGCCGTAGTTGGCATCGGCTATGCCGACGGCGTGCCCCGCGCGCTCTCCAACCAAATGCAGGTGCTGGTCAAGGGCAAGCAGGTGCCACAAATTGGCGCAATCACAATGGATCAACTCATGCTCGATGTAACCAGCGTTGCAGCCCTACAAGCAGGCGACATCGTGACGTTGCTAGGGCAAGAGCAAGGGCAAGCCATCACAGCAGACGATTGGGCCGCACTTACGGGCACCATTTCCTGGGAAATCTTATGCGGCTTCAAACACCGCTTGCCGCGCATAGCTCTAGAGCAGCCCCTGCTGATGTCTTCTCAGACACGAAGCCGTGACTAA
- a CDS encoding DNA polymerase III subunit gamma/tau: MAYEPLHHKYRPQTFAQLVGQSAIATTLSNALQQRRIAPAYLFCGPRGTGKTSSARILAKSLNCISHPGPTPEPCGTCEICRTVTNGSALDFVEIDAASNTGVDNIRELIERAQFAPVQCRYKVYVIDECHMLSVAAFNALLKTLEEPPERVVFVLATTDPQRVLPTIISRCQRFDYRRIPLEEMVGHLSLIAGNEGISIEEEAVRLVAQVSQGGLRDAESLLDQLSLLEPPVTAEKVWDLVGAVPERDLLGLVRAIASDDGAAVLDQVRKLMDRGREPLIVLQNLAGFYRDLLIAKTAGGRQDLVAITPPTWVEMQEFAQSLELSLILAGQQHLRAAEIQVRNTTQPRLWLEVTLMGLLPSTLASQTAAPATAKTTFTSPAALPSKTAIPTSNTPKSTTPAPTPLPTDSPFEPPVAAAPRAAAPNPPTASLSSSPSSSSPPAQPSPTLQPQPPSPPTPDLAQLWQQIVAVLQPLGTRALMQQQGNLLAFTGQAARIGINSQPLFKMAQGRVANIEEAFQQVVQHKVKVSLEVMADSGSSEDQPPAAGSIPAQSPPPPEPVSATPVAREEAPAETNWSGRAMFNSAPSVPAPNPESPASNGSSVPSGPQPPSLADMPIESDFERAVKSFAQFFNGQVVSVDDETTGKSSPQKPPDPADSMPSYLGPDSDVPF, translated from the coding sequence ATGGCCTACGAACCGCTGCACCACAAGTATCGGCCCCAGACATTCGCTCAGCTGGTGGGGCAAAGTGCGATCGCAACTACCCTCTCCAACGCCCTGCAGCAGCGGCGCATCGCCCCAGCCTACTTATTCTGCGGTCCACGCGGCACCGGCAAAACCTCCAGCGCTCGCATTCTAGCCAAATCCCTCAACTGCATTAGCCATCCTGGCCCCACCCCCGAGCCCTGCGGCACCTGTGAAATCTGCCGCACCGTTACCAACGGCTCTGCCCTCGACTTTGTCGAAATCGACGCCGCCAGCAACACTGGCGTTGACAACATTCGAGAACTCATTGAACGAGCCCAGTTTGCGCCTGTCCAGTGCCGCTACAAGGTCTATGTAATCGATGAGTGCCACATGCTCAGCGTGGCGGCGTTTAATGCGCTGCTGAAGACATTGGAGGAGCCGCCGGAGCGGGTAGTCTTTGTGCTGGCAACGACCGATCCACAGCGGGTTTTGCCCACGATTATTTCCCGCTGTCAGCGGTTTGACTACCGGCGGATTCCACTAGAGGAGATGGTGGGGCACCTGAGCCTGATCGCAGGCAATGAGGGTATCTCGATTGAAGAAGAGGCTGTGCGGCTAGTGGCCCAAGTCTCTCAGGGCGGGCTGCGGGACGCAGAGAGCCTGCTAGATCAGCTCAGCCTGCTAGAGCCCCCTGTCACTGCTGAGAAAGTTTGGGATCTAGTGGGGGCGGTGCCAGAGCGAGATTTGTTGGGGCTAGTGCGTGCGATCGCAAGCGACGATGGGGCCGCTGTCCTCGATCAGGTTCGCAAGCTCATGGATCGGGGCCGGGAACCCCTGATTGTGCTGCAAAATCTGGCCGGTTTTTACCGAGATTTGTTGATCGCCAAGACTGCTGGAGGCCGTCAAGATCTAGTGGCGATTACACCCCCCACCTGGGTCGAAATGCAGGAGTTTGCCCAGTCCCTAGAGCTAAGTCTGATCCTAGCCGGACAGCAGCACCTGCGAGCCGCCGAAATACAGGTGAGAAACACCACCCAGCCGCGCCTGTGGTTAGAAGTTACCCTGATGGGACTCTTGCCCTCTACCCTGGCGAGTCAAACCGCCGCCCCTGCCACAGCTAAAACCACTTTCACCAGCCCTGCTGCGCTCCCCAGCAAAACAGCTATTCCCACCAGCAATACGCCCAAAAGCACCACCCCTGCTCCAACCCCTCTCCCCACAGATTCTCCTTTTGAACCACCTGTGGCCGCGGCCCCACGCGCAGCGGCCCCTAACCCTCCGACCGCCTCCCTATCTTCCTCACCCTCCTCATCTTCCCCACCTGCTCAACCTTCCCCTACCCTCCAACCCCAACCCCCTTCTCCACCCACCCCCGATCTAGCCCAACTCTGGCAACAGATCGTCGCCGTTCTGCAGCCGCTAGGTACACGGGCGCTGATGCAGCAGCAAGGAAACTTACTGGCTTTTACTGGCCAGGCCGCCCGTATTGGCATCAACTCTCAGCCCCTATTCAAGATGGCTCAAGGGCGCGTCGCCAACATCGAAGAAGCGTTTCAGCAAGTCGTGCAGCACAAGGTGAAGGTTTCTCTAGAGGTCATGGCCGACAGCGGCTCCTCAGAAGATCAGCCGCCTGCCGCTGGGTCTATACCCGCTCAATCGCCGCCACCGCCTGAGCCTGTCTCAGCAACTCCCGTGGCTCGGGAAGAAGCTCCTGCCGAAACAAACTGGTCAGGTAGGGCTATGTTCAACAGCGCCCCGTCAGTGCCTGCTCCGAACCCCGAATCTCCGGCTTCCAACGGCAGCTCCGTGCCCTCAGGGCCTCAGCCGCCATCTCTGGCCGACATGCCGATCGAGAGCGACTTCGAGAGGGCAGTCAAAAGCTTTGCCCAATTTTTTAATGGTCAGGTTGTGAGCGTAGACGACGAAACAACTGGCAAGTCTTCCCCGCAAAAACCACCTGATCCGGCAGACTCTATGCCGTCCTATTTGGGCCCTGATAGCGACGTACCGTTTTAG
- a CDS encoding phenylpyruvate tautomerase MIF-related protein, with product MPLIKVQTSLAAPDQAQVESLLKDLSASLASHLSKPESYVMTAFEAGIPMTFGGTTDPVCYIEIKSVGTMGGNRTKAMSQDFCTQVESALGVPKNRIYIEFADAAGAMWGWNGSTFG from the coding sequence ATGCCGCTGATTAAAGTTCAAACCTCCCTTGCTGCTCCCGACCAAGCCCAGGTCGAATCCTTGCTCAAGGATCTCTCGGCCAGCCTTGCCAGCCATTTGAGCAAGCCTGAGTCCTATGTCATGACCGCCTTTGAAGCAGGCATTCCGATGACCTTTGGCGGCACGACTGATCCGGTCTGCTATATCGAGATCAAGAGCGTCGGCACGATGGGCGGTAACCGCACTAAAGCCATGAGCCAAGATTTCTGTACCCAAGTCGAATCCGCTCTCGGCGTGCCCAAAAACCGAATATATATAGAGTTTGCTGACGCTGCCGGAGCCATGTGGGGCTGGAACGGCTCAACCTTCGGCTAA
- a CDS encoding peptidoglycan DD-metalloendopeptidase family protein, with translation MAFSVGASGTLLSQAEGAAAADAPANSFLLAAALPQAGHSANGSASQSAVYHTVQAGDSLWQIAQAHQVDVQSIKSANGISPDEVIKVGQVLRVPANARPDTSLSETAVSVPIPAAQPVSELVALASPKDQASDDQASDSETETLAASLSEVQPVKGEWAEADAVQSIASASRVEPQVEVKEQASTLQAEAEDQASTLQAAASTPQSGIPSPSSQTLEPSPEGAWVTRSFESAQDSDATTSSVQDSDAIASSATTTEAATPVEAAPIESTESTVPAAPIEVKKSQQIAALSERVEGASTAQPLVPVVPAAETYRVKPGDTLWTISSRYGLRPEALVQANAVRDPNLIVAGDVIEIPQQLASADITAVPSIAPVSSGSVAERIARIREAGDGSVNRAELYERIRQARQSLEEREAPVAAEPSILRQASAADLPSSLPLNDNAASGQADPHVSSLIADIRAMQRQRTVAIVPSSEASTVSAVEEPTQVAVAPASLNRSNSQAVEIEPANPEFSPAPSERATPTPDLLAAAPLGPEAYAPTMNVPTGRTVSPDMPILPEPSEYLPEAPARFNGYMWPAQGVLTSGYGQRWGRMHQGVDIAGPVGTPIYAAATGTVERSGWNSGGYGNLVDIRHPDGSMTRYAHNSRLLVRPGQAVRQGQQIAEMGSTGYSTGPHLHFEVHLPGNGAVNPVAYLPGR, from the coding sequence TTGGCATTTTCGGTTGGAGCTTCGGGCACGTTACTGTCTCAAGCTGAGGGCGCGGCTGCAGCCGATGCTCCAGCAAATTCTTTCTTGCTAGCCGCAGCTTTACCTCAGGCAGGTCACTCAGCCAACGGTTCTGCTTCTCAATCTGCTGTTTATCACACTGTGCAAGCGGGTGATAGCCTTTGGCAGATTGCCCAAGCTCACCAGGTTGACGTCCAGTCCATCAAGTCAGCCAACGGAATCTCGCCAGACGAAGTCATTAAAGTTGGCCAAGTGCTCCGAGTTCCCGCCAACGCGAGACCTGACACTTCCCTGTCCGAGACTGCAGTATCTGTACCCATTCCTGCGGCTCAGCCCGTATCTGAACTGGTCGCGCTAGCCTCTCCCAAAGATCAAGCTAGTGATGATCAAGCTAGTGATTCTGAGACTGAAACTCTAGCAGCCAGCCTCTCTGAGGTTCAACCTGTTAAAGGTGAGTGGGCCGAGGCTGATGCTGTTCAATCCATCGCTTCTGCGAGCCGAGTTGAACCCCAGGTTGAAGTTAAAGAGCAGGCAAGCACACTTCAGGCCGAAGCTGAGGATCAGGCAAGCACCCTGCAGGCGGCAGCTTCGACTCCTCAGTCTGGCATCCCTAGTCCTTCTAGCCAAACGCTAGAGCCAAGTCCAGAAGGTGCTTGGGTTACTCGCTCTTTTGAATCCGCTCAAGATTCAGATGCCACAACTTCTTCGGTTCAAGATTCAGATGCCATAGCCTCTTCAGCGACTACGACTGAAGCAGCTACCCCTGTGGAAGCAGCGCCCATCGAATCGACTGAATCGACCGTGCCAGCGGCACCGATCGAGGTCAAGAAGTCCCAGCAAATCGCTGCTCTGTCTGAGCGGGTGGAAGGAGCATCTACTGCCCAGCCCCTGGTGCCGGTTGTGCCCGCAGCAGAGACCTACCGAGTTAAGCCTGGCGACACCCTATGGACCATTTCTTCTCGCTATGGATTGAGACCAGAAGCCCTGGTTCAAGCCAATGCAGTTCGTGATCCCAATTTGATTGTGGCGGGAGACGTTATTGAGATTCCGCAGCAGCTTGCTTCTGCTGATATAACGGCTGTCCCCTCGATTGCCCCTGTGTCTTCTGGTTCAGTCGCTGAGCGGATTGCTCGCATTCGTGAAGCTGGGGACGGCTCAGTAAACCGTGCAGAGCTGTACGAACGAATTCGACAGGCGCGCCAATCTCTAGAAGAGCGTGAGGCTCCTGTAGCAGCTGAGCCCAGCATTCTTCGCCAAGCGTCGGCTGCCGATCTGCCTTCGTCTTTGCCGCTCAATGACAATGCTGCCTCTGGACAAGCAGATCCCCACGTTTCCAGCCTAATCGCTGACATTCGGGCCATGCAGCGCCAGCGTACGGTTGCCATCGTGCCGTCATCTGAGGCTTCAACTGTATCTGCTGTTGAAGAACCTACTCAGGTTGCTGTTGCTCCTGCTAGCCTAAATCGGAGCAATTCTCAGGCAGTCGAGATTGAGCCTGCTAATCCTGAGTTTTCTCCGGCCCCATCTGAACGAGCAACCCCTACCCCTGACCTGTTAGCGGCAGCACCGCTCGGTCCTGAGGCCTATGCTCCAACGATGAATGTACCGACTGGCCGCACTGTCTCTCCTGACATGCCCATTCTGCCTGAGCCAAGTGAGTATCTACCTGAGGCACCGGCTCGCTTTAATGGTTATATGTGGCCTGCTCAAGGGGTTTTGACCTCTGGCTATGGTCAGCGGTGGGGCCGTATGCACCAGGGCGTTGATATCGCAGGCCCTGTCGGCACTCCTATCTATGCCGCTGCTACCGGAACTGTAGAGCGCTCCGGCTGGAATTCGGGTGGTTATGGCAACCTAGTGGACATTCGCCATCCGGATGGTAGTATGACTCGCTATGCCCACAACAGCCGTCTGCTGGTGCGGCCTGGTCAGGCAGTTCGTCAAGGTCAGCAAATTGCAGAAATGGGTAGTACTGGCTACAGTACAGGACCTCACCTGCACTTTGAGGTACATCTCCCTGGCAACGGTGCCGTTAACCCAGTAGCTTATCTGCCTGGACGCTAG
- a CDS encoding tRNA (cytidine(34)-2'-O)-methyltransferase, with amino-acid sequence MPQVVLVNPLIPPNTGNIARTCAATGTGLHLVGPLGFELSDRYLKRAGLDYWPYVDLQLHDQWEDFVTYQSQKGGRRLGFSTSGELNYIEFKFLENDWLLFGSETEGLSKAMLAACHQTLYIPMAQPGVRSLNLSVSTAIGLFEALRQLGQLPARQP; translated from the coding sequence ATGCCGCAAGTTGTTCTGGTTAATCCCCTAATTCCGCCAAATACAGGTAATATTGCCCGTACCTGTGCAGCTACCGGTACTGGACTGCATCTAGTTGGTCCATTGGGCTTTGAGCTGAGCGATCGCTACCTTAAGCGAGCCGGATTAGATTATTGGCCCTACGTTGACCTACAGCTACATGATCAGTGGGAAGATTTTGTCACCTATCAGTCCCAAAAAGGCGGACGACGGCTCGGATTCAGCACTTCAGGCGAGCTTAACTATATAGAGTTTAAGTTCCTCGAAAACGACTGGCTGCTGTTTGGCAGTGAGACTGAGGGGCTGTCGAAAGCGATGCTGGCAGCCTGCCACCAAACCCTTTATATTCCTATGGCACAGCCCGGAGTTCGCAGCCTCAACCTTTCGGTAAGTACCGCCATAGGGCTATTTGAAGCCCTTCGTCAGCTTGGGCAGCTACCGGCGCGTCAGCCTTAA
- a CDS encoding peroxiredoxin, with product MTFQTEGCLRVGQAAPDFTATAVVDQEFKTLKLSEYRGKYVVLFFYPLDFTFVCPTEITAFSDRYSEFKDINTEVLGISVDSEFSHLAWVQTDRKQGGVGDLNYPLVSDIKKEISTVYNVLDPDAGIALRGLFIIDKEGVIQHSTINNLSFGRSVDETLRTLQAIQYVQSHPDEVCPAGWQPGDKTMTPDPVKSKDFFAAI from the coding sequence ATGACGTTTCAGACAGAAGGCTGCCTTCGCGTCGGTCAAGCTGCGCCAGATTTTACCGCAACTGCAGTAGTTGACCAAGAATTTAAGACCCTTAAGCTGTCTGAGTACCGGGGTAAGTATGTAGTTCTATTCTTCTACCCCCTCGACTTTACCTTTGTTTGCCCCACTGAGATCACTGCGTTTAGCGATCGATACAGTGAATTTAAAGATATCAACACCGAAGTTTTAGGCATCTCTGTTGATAGTGAATTCTCCCACCTAGCTTGGGTGCAAACGGATCGCAAGCAGGGTGGTGTAGGTGACTTGAACTACCCTCTGGTTTCTGACATTAAGAAAGAGATCAGCACTGTCTACAACGTTCTTGATCCTGATGCTGGAATTGCCCTGCGGGGTCTCTTTATCATTGATAAAGAAGGCGTTATTCAGCACTCTACCATCAACAACCTGTCCTTTGGCCGCAGCGTTGACGAGACGCTACGGACGCTGCAGGCTATTCAGTACGTGCAGTCCCATCCTGATGAAGTCTGCCCCGCTGGCTGGCAGCCCGGTGACAAAACCATGACGCCTGACCCTGTTAAGTCTAAGGACTTCTTTGCGGCTATCTAA
- the rnhA gene encoding ribonuclease HI — protein sequence MPAKIQRIYTDGACSGNPGPGGWGTLICFEDGEAHELGGGERQTTNNRMEMQAAIAGLEFLISTGQTTPVSLYTDSEYVLKGITQWIKGWKKRGWVNSAKKPVLNRDLWEILDTLTIQVNQQLERPLEWLYVRGHTGDPGNERCDAIARAFAAGRAIKLLEQV from the coding sequence ATGCCAGCTAAAATTCAGCGAATTTACACCGACGGAGCCTGCTCCGGCAATCCTGGCCCTGGTGGTTGGGGCACGCTCATCTGCTTCGAGGATGGAGAGGCTCATGAGTTGGGCGGCGGAGAACGCCAAACCACGAATAACCGGATGGAGATGCAGGCTGCGATCGCAGGGCTAGAATTTCTCATCAGCACCGGCCAGACCACCCCTGTCAGCCTCTATACCGACAGCGAATACGTGCTTAAGGGCATTACTCAGTGGATTAAAGGTTGGAAAAAGCGTGGTTGGGTCAATTCTGCCAAAAAACCTGTTCTCAACCGCGACCTCTGGGAAATCCTCGACACCTTGACCATTCAGGTCAACCAGCAGCTCGAGCGGCCCTTAGAATGGCTCTACGTCAGGGGCCATACGGGCGATCCGGGCAACGAGCGGTGTGATGCGATCGCGCGCGCTTTTGCGGCTGGTAGAGCGATCAAACTGCTTGAGCAGGTTTAG
- a CDS encoding redoxin domain-containing protein, translated as MTVSTDFEGLITRRFFKHFLPIPGQRRLLVGQFAPDFALRDVTHQRTVRLSNYRAKQPLVLAFTRIFTEKQYCPFCFPHILAMNEAYEQFLARGAEVLMITSTDLRQSQIVVRDLGLNLPLLSDESCQSFHQYHTGQALGAPLSAQFVLDPQGRLRYSHMFSFLEHNAGPEKLLAILDVVNQGQA; from the coding sequence ATGACTGTATCTACAGATTTTGAAGGTTTAATTACTCGCCGCTTCTTTAAGCACTTTTTGCCCATTCCTGGCCAGCGGCGATTGCTTGTGGGTCAGTTTGCCCCTGATTTTGCCCTGCGGGACGTTACCCATCAGCGTACAGTGCGGCTCTCTAATTACCGTGCCAAGCAACCTCTAGTGCTTGCCTTCACCCGCATTTTCACCGAAAAACAGTACTGCCCCTTTTGCTTTCCCCACATTTTGGCGATGAATGAGGCCTATGAGCAGTTTTTGGCCCGAGGAGCAGAGGTGCTGATGATTACGAGTACAGATCTGCGCCAGAGCCAGATTGTTGTACGGGATCTGGGTTTGAACCTGCCCTTGCTAAGCGACGAGAGCTGCCAGAGCTTTCACCAGTACCATACAGGCCAGGCACTGGGGGCTCCCCTATCGGCTCAATTTGTGCTGGACCCGCAGGGACGGCTGCGCTATAGCCATATGTTCTCTTTTCTAGAGCACAATGCCGGCCCTGAGAAGCTGCTGGCTATTTTGGATGTGGTCAACCAGGGCCAGGCTTAG
- a CDS encoding HNH endonuclease yields MSKVLVLNASFEPLNITSWRRAIVLIIKGKAEQVEHNGRVIYAGLPLPTVIRLKHYVRVPYKDIPLTRRNLLQRDNHSCQYCGYAGEGLTLDHVVPRSRGGEDSWENMVSACVRCNVKKGNRTPKEANMPLRNSPRKPHSSLYFEVSRQIRGGGHQEWKKYVIGI; encoded by the coding sequence ATGAGCAAGGTTCTGGTGCTCAACGCCTCCTTTGAACCCCTCAACATTACAAGCTGGCGAAGAGCGATTGTTCTCATCATTAAGGGTAAAGCGGAACAGGTCGAGCACAACGGCCGGGTGATTTATGCCGGGCTGCCTCTTCCGACTGTGATCCGTCTAAAGCATTACGTCCGAGTTCCCTATAAAGATATTCCGTTGACCCGCCGCAATCTCCTGCAGCGCGATAATCACAGCTGCCAGTACTGCGGGTATGCTGGAGAAGGGTTGACTTTAGACCACGTAGTGCCTCGCTCTCGAGGGGGCGAAGACAGCTGGGAAAACATGGTGAGTGCCTGCGTTCGCTGCAACGTTAAAAAGGGCAATCGCACTCCCAAAGAAGCTAACATGCCGCTACGAAATTCCCCTCGAAAGCCCCATAGCAGCCTTTATTTTGAGGTCAGCCGCCAAATTCGCGGTGGAGGACATCAGGAGTGGAAGAAGTATGTCATCGGCATTTAA
- a CDS encoding flavin reductase has product MLDEQAKKTLLRKIPHGLYICGVKDGEDMNGFTASWVMQASFQPPLVVNCVKNDSTSHTMIKASGVFALSFLEAGQKQLAQNFFKPLRRVGNKFEDIEFYEAPETGCPVIKDTLGYVECRVVGSVEHGDHTVFVGEVVGAALHREGDPLLLESTGWNYGG; this is encoded by the coding sequence GTGCTAGACGAACAGGCGAAGAAAACCCTCCTCCGCAAAATTCCCCACGGTCTCTACATCTGCGGGGTCAAAGATGGCGAAGACATGAATGGCTTCACTGCGAGCTGGGTAATGCAGGCTTCCTTTCAGCCGCCCCTAGTAGTGAACTGCGTCAAAAACGACTCCACCTCCCACACCATGATCAAGGCCAGCGGCGTCTTTGCCCTAAGCTTTTTAGAAGCTGGGCAGAAGCAGCTAGCCCAGAACTTCTTCAAGCCCCTGCGCCGGGTCGGCAACAAGTTTGAGGACATCGAATTTTACGAGGCTCCCGAAACTGGCTGCCCCGTCATTAAAGACACCCTAGGATATGTAGAGTGCCGAGTTGTAGGCTCGGTCGAGCATGGGGACCACACGGTGTTTGTCGGGGAAGTCGTCGGCGCGGCCCTCCACCGCGAAGGCGATCCCCTACTGCTAGAAAGTACTGGCTGGAACTACGGCGGCTAA
- the gshA gene encoding glutamate--cysteine ligase, which produces MLLSKGFEVEMYTGTPDGTVVGLSDKIVADLTGFVREPDSRNVEYTTPPLGRYEQLLCELVRPRRMLREYLEQLGNYTLIPGSTLALGGSDRFYRSDPGNPYHSYIEQTYGTTVVTASIHINIGIADPELLMRACRLVRVEAPLFLALTASSPFLNGQATGYHSSRWQVFPKTPRIVPLFESHAHHIRWMEEQLAAKTMQNVRHLWSSVRPNGDRRPYNLNRLELRICDLVIDPIALLAVTALLEARLLQLRANPGLDPLEMSQFPASTRNQDLVALADANEMAVAKHSLDAELRHWQDGEQLLAREWIQRLYDEVWPTAKANGISCFLIPLKKILREGNEAQRWLQQVNQGTSPQQVVQHAIAAAQQQEALLAQDLCGSWVA; this is translated from the coding sequence GTGCTGCTGTCAAAAGGCTTTGAAGTAGAAATGTATACCGGTACGCCTGACGGCACTGTCGTCGGGCTGTCCGACAAAATTGTGGCGGATCTGACTGGTTTTGTGCGAGAACCCGACAGCCGCAATGTTGAATACACCACCCCACCGCTGGGCCGCTACGAACAGCTCCTGTGTGAGCTAGTACGGCCCCGGCGAATGCTGCGCGAGTACCTGGAACAGCTCGGCAACTACACCCTAATTCCCGGCAGCACTCTGGCCCTTGGAGGCAGCGATCGCTTCTACCGCTCCGACCCTGGCAACCCCTACCACAGCTACATTGAGCAGACCTACGGCACCACTGTCGTCACTGCTAGCATCCACATCAACATTGGCATTGCCGATCCTGAGCTGCTGATGCGTGCCTGCCGCCTAGTTCGGGTAGAAGCTCCCCTCTTTCTGGCTCTGACAGCCTCTTCCCCCTTTCTCAACGGCCAAGCCACCGGCTACCATTCCAGTCGCTGGCAGGTGTTTCCCAAGACACCCCGCATTGTACCCCTGTTCGAAAGCCACGCCCACCACATCCGCTGGATGGAGGAGCAGCTGGCTGCCAAAACCATGCAGAATGTGCGGCACCTGTGGTCGTCCGTGCGGCCCAACGGCGACCGCCGCCCCTACAACCTCAACCGCTTAGAGTTGAGAATCTGCGATTTAGTCATTGACCCGATTGCGCTGCTGGCCGTCACGGCTCTGTTAGAAGCGCGGCTGCTGCAGCTACGAGCCAACCCTGGCCTAGATCCTTTGGAAATGAGCCAGTTCCCTGCTTCTACCCGCAATCAAGACTTGGTAGCCTTAGCCGATGCCAACGAAATGGCGGTGGCTAAGCACAGCCTCGATGCCGAACTGCGACACTGGCAAGACGGCGAGCAACTACTAGCCAGAGAGTGGATTCAGCGGCTCTATGACGAGGTTTGGCCCACTGCCAAAGCCAACGGCATCAGCTGCTTCTTAATTCCGCTGAAGAAAATTTTGCGGGAGGGCAACGAGGCCCAGCGCTGGCTGCAGCAGGTTAACCAGGGCACCTCACCACAGCAGGTGGTGCAACATGCGATCGCAGCCGCCCAGCAGCAGGAAGCCCTACTTGCCCAAGATCTCTGTGGATCTTGGGTAGCCTGA